CGCATGCCGCACGGCGCGGACCGCGGCCTGCTGCTCGACTACGGCCTCGGCGGAAATGCTTCGTTTGACCCGGTACGCCTGCTGCGCGATCCGATCGTCGCGCTGAACGAAGGAAGCGCGGATCTGCTGCTCGGGTGGAGCTATCTGGATCTGGGCGTCGCGCAGGTGCCGACGCCGAGCTTCTTCACGCTCGAGCGCTACGCGCCGGTCGAGGAGCCGGCTCCGCCCGCTGCGCACGGGTGACGCGGCCCGACGTCCGGCGCTCAGCTTTGCTGGCGAGACCCGCCGGCGTCCGCGTCGAGCGCGGGGTGGTAGCGCACGGTACCGGAGACTCCGGCGAGCGTGCCGTCGCGAAGCTCGAGCGCCATGAAGACGTCGTCCGCGACGTCGTACTCGGAGCGTAGACCGAAGAGCGACGCGGGCCGGAAGCCGAAGCGCGGATAGTACGCCGCGTGCCCGAGCACGACGACCGCGGCGGCGCCGAGGCTGCGGCATTCCTCGAGCCCGGCGGTGACGAGCGCGCTGCCGATTCCCTGCCGCTGGCGCTCCGGCATCACGGCCAGCGGCGCGAGGCCCATCAGCAGCAGGTCCGGCCGCGACGCGAGCGTCACCGGCGAGATCAGGATGTGCCCGGCGATCTCCCCGCCGTCCTCCGCGACTTGCGAGACGATCGGACGCGCGCGCTCGCGTAGGCGGTCCACGATGTCGGCCTCGGCGCGCCGTCCGAAGGCGAGCTCGTTCACGCGGCGGATCGCCGCCACGTCGCGCGGGCTCTCGGGGCGGATCGTCATCGCGAGATCCTACGCTTCCGACATGGGGCGTTCGAGCCTCCGCGCAGCCGCGATGCGCCTTGCCGGGGCGTTCCTCGAAGGCAAGGCGTGAAGCGGACGGTCGGGAACGATCGAAGTCGCGCGCCGCGAAAAAGTGGCATTTTGACTGCCGAAAGTCAGTCAGGCTGCCGATGAGGTCGGTAGTGGCAGCTCAGGCCCCGGCTCGGCGCCGCCGAGGCGACTTGTGCGGAGGACGCATGACGACTTCGAACGACACGACGCTCGACGTGAGGCGGCCGTGCGCCGGCTCGCCGATGCGCTGGCTGCTGCTGCTCGCGCTCGTGGCCGCGTGCAGCAACGCGGACTCGTCGTCGGACGACGACATCCAGTGGAACCTGCTCGAGGAGGCGCACGAGATCGTCGACGCGAGCACGGTGATGACCGCGCCCGAGGAGCCGCTCGCGACCTACAAGAGCGCCGACGATCCCAACGCGCCGGGCGACACCGAGGTGCCCGACGACGTGTGGCCGGACTACGAGCCGCCGCAGCCGTACCTGAAGAACACGACCCGCAACCTGCAGTTCAACCAGTCGTCGTTCATCGCCTCGCCGGGCGAGCCGGACGGGGTCACGCGCTACGTGACGACGAGCGACGGCTACACCTGGGCCGCGATGTCGTCGGCGAAGAGCGCGATGTGGCCCTACCGACGCTCCGACTACACGGGGCTTCCTGCGGTGAACGCGTACTACGCCGGCAACCTGGTGACGACGCCGCTCGCGGGCGTGGTCAAGGTGACCGCCAACTTCAAGGGCCAGTACATGAAGTTCTGGGCCAACGAGGACGGCGTCCCGCCGGACACGCCGGGCGCCGTACCGCTCGACCTGTACTTTGTCGTTGACGAGTGGGGCAACGAGTACATCATGCACGCCTCGGGCGAGCTCGATCAGGACGAGG
This window of the Candidatus Binatia bacterium genome carries:
- a CDS encoding N-acetyltransferase, which gives rise to MTIRPESPRDVAAIRRVNELAFGRRAEADIVDRLRERARPIVSQVAEDGGEIAGHILISPVTLASRPDLLLMGLAPLAVMPERQRQGIGSALVTAGLEECRSLGAAAVVVLGHAAYYPRFGFRPASLFGLRSEYDVADDVFMALELRDGTLAGVSGTVRYHPALDADAGGSRQQS